Part of the Acropora palmata chromosome 10, jaAcrPala1.3, whole genome shotgun sequence genome, ACTtcatttcaagatggcggagaCCGACAACAGGATGATCGGAATGGAAATGGTGAGAATTAAAGCGTACGGGATTATTTAGTGAGGCAATTTTActattcctttgtttttattttcgtccTAGATATACAGAATGACAAACATTCACGAAAAAATAGTCCGCAAACGAAAGAGGACGAAAATGTTGTAAAGGTTCTCAGATTAGTTTGACATTCAAAAACTCTGTGGAAAAGTACTATCATGGTGATTCACAGGACTATGAAAAGTGAGTTTATGTTATAAGTATGCCATCAAGCTTTTCATTCTGCATCATTTTGTATTATATGATGTGGGGCAAAGACCTGCAGCTAGTTGGAGACTTTTTTTCCTCCCACCCGTCCCTGACGGCTCTCATAGCCGATCGcctttattatttattaattagtGGACATCATGGGACCGACAATAGCTTTAATCGCAGTGTTGAATAAAGGAGTCCTCCCTGAATAGGGGATTCCTACCCGTCGCTTAATTAATATGGTCTAGCCCATCCGACCTCTAGAAATATTAAGATTTGGTATCAAAATAGAAGAAATAGAGCACTTTGTGGAGATTGCAACGCTCTCTCAGTGAATATGGTCAGTCATTTCTGATAGCCCGTCTTGGGGAAAGCAAGTGAAAAAGTTGAGAGATTTGTCTTATGACGAGGAAGACTTCGTGATATTGTAATTGCCGACAGGGGAAAGTTAGGACTTTTATATTAGCCTTAACAATGCAAATTGAAACACCGAAAACTGAAAACCAATTTTATTCAGTACAATTTTGAGATCAAGACAAAGAGCTTTTCTCTTTCTCAGTCGCAAATGACTGAACTGTTCTgtaattgtaaacattcagGTATCGTCTTTTCAGCGCTGTTGCTTTGGGTGAAGACAATTTTCTAGTACAGTCAATGCTGGGTAGTCTTATTGGGAGAACGACAGCGACGTCTTCAATTACATCACCCGTTGTTAGTATAATCATCTCTTCAATTtatgtaaaattaaaaagaaatagaagaaGCAGCGTTAACATTCCTACAAACAATTTAACTAATTGCCGGAAGGTCACGCGTCAACTAATGCCTTAAAACATCAATTGTCCGGTCTCCAAACTAGTTGATGCCTAAGGATCAAGGCTTTTTCATTAAACACAAATAAGCAAGAAGCCGACATTGAGGATTAGTTGAATTTGCCCAATTTTTTCAGTGTAAAAACTCAATTAGAGCATGAAAAGAGCCGCAAACAGAATTGGCAGCAAAACGACTTTGGACATTTGCAGAGTGATTGCCTGGTCAGTTATAACCATGAAACTCTTCTTCACTGTTCGGCCATTCAGCGGCTGCACTGGTCGGTAGTTGTCAACTATTTCATTGGAGGCATTCATTTTGAGGCCACGTAACATGTCCATCTGTAAAATAGGAAATCAAAAACAAAGGCTGTCACTTTTCTTTGTGAATTACAATTCAATGCTGTACGTGAATAGAATAATCTAAACGCATAAGCTGGTGACCCTTGTTAGTCACGGCTAAATTTCCCAAAAATGAGGACGTTTTAGTTACGGTCTTAAATGGtgagtttttttaaaaaacaaaacaaaaaacaaacaagaggTTGCCAATGCTCGGTCGTAACTGAAACGTTTTGCTTCCACTTAGTgagaaatttgttttgcaaaaggTGTCAATCCGCAATTTGCCTGACGACATTTTAAAACCGGGAAGATAAAAGCGTTTTTAGTGAGGAAAAGTGAAATTTACAAAAGGAACTTCTCTTTCCAACCATTTCATGGCCATTTCAAAAATGTGCCGAAATACTGTCAAAAAAGAAGGCTTGTTCATCCTTCACAGTGTCCTTAGTTTCAAAGTATTTGGAATTCAGCAGTGTGGAGAGGTCGCATTTAGTCACTGGGGGACAGCCATACAAGTCGTCTTGCGTCATCAATGAGGTAAAAATGACTCTCACCATGACTTCCCGTATATGCTAGTCTACAGAAAGTCCTTATTTAGAGTGCTGACCGATAGAATCGCGGAGACTGAAGACTTGAACTCaactaaaaatgaaatttcaccTGGGCTTTCGATATTTCAACAGCCTCTTCGAAGACAGTCCAAGTAACTGCTTCATTGCAGGTTGGGGTGGTAAGGGAGCCATTGTACCGGAAATATTTTGTTCTGTCGGCGGGTAGAAGAGAATCCAGCGGGAAAGATGGAATGGTCATCGTGTAGTTCGTGCCTAAAAGGTAACAATAACGGAACGGCTGGTTGGTGATATGACcgttaaaggaaaaaaaatggtcgCACAGACGGATACACTATCTTATGAACAAGATTATAACAGAGTGGGCTTACAATGTTTTCATCCGTCTTTCCAATGCTACCATACGGTAATAAAAACGAACTCGGCTGAGAGAGACCCCCGGGCAGCCATCTAGGGGTTTGTGATATAGTCAGAACCTATTGTATTAGAACTCGCATACAAATTCATCACTAactaaaaatgtaattttctcATGTTTCCTTTCCTAAGGGCGTCATGATTCAACAATGGTGAACTGAAGTTTCAAATGATCACTTGATCAAATTTATtccagtaattttttttatcacaattTTTTCTGTCAACGTCTTACGGGAAGTGAAAAACCAAAAGCTGATGATAATCAATAATGACTTCTACACATTATTGTAACAAATCATTGCTCGTAGCTTTCTTACCTGGTTCTTTTGGTACCATACTTTCCATCAAAAACTTATCATAGTGaatgttttttgaagctcCAATCTATATAAAGAAACATTGGCAAGCAATTTGTAATGAAATTAGTAATAAGGGAAACCTCAACCAAGCGCATGCATAGAAGAATCatgaatcaaaacaaagtgAGACTTTTTGCGTAACATTTGaacaaataattttgtgcTTTTCCTTCCATTGTCAGTTAACATCTCTGTAGGTCACCTTGTGGACATGAGTTCAGTGTCATACGTAAATAACAACCTTGTTCGTTGGGTCCTTTTTCCTCACGTAGGAGCAAGGCGGAAAACGAACAGACCGCAATCTTGAATATGATGTTTTAGTACAACCAGAATATTTGGTGTTCAGTGATCATGTGATCAGCCGATACCCGCCCCGAGTTAGGTAAAATGATCCTGGAAACGagattgaaataataatatattctTTTGGATAAGGTCCACTGTGTATTAATCTCCTGCGGAGACGAGCTTGTACCTCCAGTTGTAAAATTTGTAGAAGATAATTGTCAGTTACCTTAAGAAGAACGCCAAGCACAGCCAGGCCATCCGAATGGGACAACGATTCGCTTATGTTTGGGTATTTGTTATTGAAGCTGACAAAATGGATCTAAAAACAGCAGCACACTGTAAGAAATTTCACGCACACGCAACTCGGACCCTTTAGGGTACTTGATAAATCCATGTCTTTAAAGCAATTCCAATAACCACTGTAAAAACACATTTGTAAACACCGTGAGCAAAGAGAGATGCTCGTCTTTCTTTACGAAACTCCATTCCCCATCCCCCTTTTCCGCGAGGTCCAGTGGTCTGTGACCTGCTTCCATAGGACATAGATCCTTGTGCCTTGCATAGTGTCTGACTGCATTTTGCATATAGGTTTTCTACATTTTGCTGATACTATATTTGGGTAAGCATTCATCTTAACTTGATCTGTGCAGAAAAGCGTTAAGACTGCTTACTGCAACTTCCCTATCCCTCTATTTTTACACTTCTCTTCTTATAGAGCTTCCCTAGCAATGATCTCACTAACCATTCATGAAGACTTTTTTCTTGGTCTCCTTGTGGAGTATAGTCAGGAGGTGAGGGTGAGGGTGAGGTTTACTGACCcaggggacacttcgtgatTCTTATTTAAATTGGCATGTGCGCAtctaattacttgcaatcctaGACGTATCTGACAGACTTGTCCTGTGCAAGAGATCTACACGAGTGCGTTGCACTTACCTCAGCAGGATAAAACATCCCATCCATACCATGCTCAGCTCCCTTTGTGTTGTCAGAACCCCAGTGAAGATGCAACTGTACCGTTGTAAAAGTGCCAGGCAAATTGCCGCCACTCACTTTATAATAATCTGACGGAAAAGAAACTTTGAGAGTGTGCTTGTTGttaaaactcgtgaaattctGTGGTGATGCGTGTTTGTAGTTGGTCAAGGTGAAACTCCCCAGAGAGTAGTCGTACTCTGTTTTTTTAGCCAAGATGTCTATGGGGGATTGTTTCTTGCCGGACTTGCAAATACCACTCCAGTTCTCAGGCCCTAACAAGACAAGAATTAGAAAAGATGCTCTCAAGTTGACTACATTTGAACTGGAACCGAAGTAGATACTTTGAAAAGATCACAAAATTTCCAAGTCCAAGAGTTAATGAAGGGTCGAAGTTGGGAAAATAATAAGCCTGGGTAGCGTTCGTAACAAGTTTATTTCCTTTCGGGGTGCAAATGTGCAGATGAATACCCAAGAAGAAATCGATTGATATCCCTTTTTCTCACTTAATTTGAGAGTGACTTACCATCCGATGCACCAACACTGTAACTCCAAtctgaaagataaaaaaaatcaatacgCGTCGACCGTGAAAAATTGATAAATCAGTAAGTTCTACAGTCTTAACGGATTTGACTTATTGTACACGCATGCACATCACATCCACGCATATCCTTGGGCATTCAGGGACAGctaatttaaatttattctgGTTACCACCCGGATACTGAGAAATTCCTTTATCGTTTGTTTATTTAGTTGCTCTCTGCAGTCGGTTAAATCGTGATTGCAAGTGAACTAAAATCTTTGTAATGTCCTTCGTTACTGACAACCAAACCACAGCCTTTTCTTGTTCAGGCTACATTATGTGAGTTTCTGTCGCAACTGCGTTGGAATCACAGCTTATTTGCTTAATCATTAGTTTCCTGTATTCGTAGCCAAATTTCATAAGTACAAATTCTTGTGATTTGAAGGCATCCAAACCCCGAAAGTAAACTTTTAAAAGTTAGACTGAAAACAGCTCTCATTTCGTTTTTGCTATTCATGAGTAGAGAAGAGGGAGAATAACTTCAGTGCCGGATGTGATAGACTTGATTAACGAAAGAAGAACAACATTTTTCCCGTGTTGATTGATCTATAGTCTTCGTTCGGCTCACCGGCAAATAATTTCCTCTCTTCTGAAGTGCTTGACATAGGTAGCTGCTATTAATGCAAAACCTCTGTCTCCAGGATAATACCGTACGCCGGAAGGAGATATTTTGGACGGATAAAaataagaacaacaacaagacCTTATCGCTTCTACGCCGAGCAAGTTAGAGATCCTTATGTTTACTCTGGTCATTCAAACCCGTCGACATGCTTACCTTCACCGAGTGTGATGGAAATTACAGCAGCAGTTACAAATGCCACAAGCAAAAATTTAGCCATCTGCATCTTAATCACGTTTTAGGTTTTCCTACATAAAGAGGAATGCAAAATGGTTGAAATAATGAAGCCAGCTCAGCACCACAAAACTGTCACTTACTGATTCTCAGAGAAATGAGATACGAGAGGCAAAGTTTTGCAGACAAGTCCGTTCGTAAATCAACAGTGTACTGCAATACTAAAATGTGACAGGGGCTACTCCCTCCAAATATATATGTTTAGCAGGAATAAGAATTAGCAATAGGTGTCTCGGTTGCATGGCATCCCAAGGGAGATTAGAATAAAAGGTCTAGAAAGACAAAGATAACATTGCAATATTGGAAATTCTTTATGACGGCAAGAGAAAAGAAACGAGCTAATAAGATAGATTACAGGTTATGCAGCAACTATGTGGACAATCGGACATAGTTTGACACTactgtggcttaaaatgaatgcaacttaaaaagttacgattcaaGACGACCCAGCGTTTTGACACTCCTGTTTAGTACCATCATCCGGAGGTGATTTAAAGGCTCCTTTTATGCAGTCACTAATTATcgtttattcttattaatgAGGTGTAGGTAGGTTTCAAGTAAAAGGTCGCCATCATCCAGGTTCAAAGGAGCGTGGGCGGAGTTTATCTGTCAAACAAAGGCGATGTTGATGATTTCGCAATTACTCCATCCAATTGCACGGTTGGTTTGGCAAGCGTGTTCCGACAAAGCTGAGtttactctttacgaataaaTATTGCTTTTTTGTGCTCCTTTAAACGCGTACAAAACTGATATTTGATTTGTCTTGTATAAACGACCCTTAGACTGACCCTGTTCGCAAAGACTGCGAAAATGTGTGTACAGGACAAATCAAACATCAGTTTGGTACGCGTTTAAAAGAGCTCCAAAAAGCAATTCTTTGTTAAGAGTAAACCCAGCTTTGTCGGAACGTGCTTGCCAAACCAATCATGTAATCGAGTGGAATAATTCCAAAGTTATTACCACCAAACGGCGGTACCGTTAACAATGCCTTTGTTTGGAAGCTTAGCTCATAAACTCCGCCCACGTTCCTTTGAACTGAAATAATGCTGTCCTTTGACTTGAAACCTTTCTACAGCtcagaaataacaataaacGCTGATTATTGAGTGTATAAAAGGATTCGTGTAACAACTTTAGATAACCCCTGATGATGCTGAAGACATTTGACAGGAGTTTTGAAACACTGGTTCTCGAATCgtaaactttttaagttgcaaaGTAGCGTCAAATGGAGCTGACGTATTTGTGACGGCGATTATGTAACATACAAACCACCGTTCACACACACGAAGGGAAGCACGGGAAATCGAGAAATGGAAAACGTTAACAGCCTCTTCGCGCGAAGTTGCGATCGCAATTTAGTAAATTGCGATCTCATTAGTCAGAAACTTGCGATCGCAACGTAATAACTTGTGTTCGCAAATGAAACACGGATGGCCAATTACTAATTTAACCTGTGATCGCGAGTTAGTAAGTGGATATATGTAAAGGGTTGCATGTCACTTATGGGCCAAGGCATCAATTTCACACTCGACGTCAAGTTAAACTGCTTTGCGTATAGTGGTACACATGCAGCACATTTCCAGTTCTTGTCTACAAGACAAGTTGTCGctaattttaaagttttacaGTACAGGGTATAAACTGAATGCAACAACTTGAGACAAAAATGGGATGAGAGAGACtttgtcttttcaattttt contains:
- the LOC141895484 gene encoding carbonic anhydrase-like isoform X2; the protein is MSSTSEERKLFADWSYSVGASDGPENWSGICKSGKKQSPIDILAKKTEYDYSLGSFTLTNYKHASPQNFTSFNNKHTLKVSFPSDYYKVSGGNLPGTFTTVQLHLHWGSDNTKGAEHGMDGMFYPAEIHFVSFNNKYPNISESLSHSDGLAVLGVLLKIGASKNIHYDKFLMESMVPKEPGTNYTMTIPSFPLDSLLPADRTKYFRYNGSLTTPTCNEAVTWTVFEEAVEISKAQMDMLRGLKMNASNEIVDNYRPVQPLNGRTVKKSFMVITDQAITLQMSKVVLLPILFAALFML
- the LOC141895484 gene encoding carbonic anhydrase-like isoform X1: MQMAKFLLVAFVTAAVISITLGEDWSYSVGASDGPENWSGICKSGKKQSPIDILAKKTEYDYSLGSFTLTNYKHASPQNFTSFNNKHTLKVSFPSDYYKVSGGNLPGTFTTVQLHLHWGSDNTKGAEHGMDGMFYPAEIHFVSFNNKYPNISESLSHSDGLAVLGVLLKIGASKNIHYDKFLMESMVPKEPGTNYTMTIPSFPLDSLLPADRTKYFRYNGSLTTPTCNEAVTWTVFEEAVEISKAQMDMLRGLKMNASNEIVDNYRPVQPLNGRTVKKSFMVITDQAITLQMSKVVLLPILFAALFML